The genome window AACAAtggataattttgaaaaattcgcaTGATCGAgacaattcatttttaatatcgatattgTTATCTTTATTGACGTCGTTATTATAACGAGTCTAAATACTAACTATGTACTAACAAGAAAGTACTAAACCGAAAGTTTTAAGTATACAAATGGATTTCGCTCGGTAAAtcataaataacatttacattACATCTACTAGCGACCGATCGTGAACGCGAGATCACGATTTTTGCATTCGTGtttgaatgataaaaattctctCCACTTCCTTAGCATTTTCTTTGCCATGTTAAATAAAGTTTACAAGAGTCACGagaagcgaagaaaaagacgtgaattcaaagaattttaaaacgaaattcaGAAAGAAAATGCGTGTTACAGTAACGTATTCTTTTTGATTGCAGCTTGGTGCAAACCAGCTAAAAGTTCCGAGAGTGTTGATTACATCGAAGACGATCCACCGTCTGATTACAACGACGATGATACCATCGATGACGAAGATGATACTGGAGCTCTTGAGGAACCACCACAAATCATATCTAAGCCACAGAGTATACACGTGAGAAATGGAAGCACCATATATCTACATTGTCTATTGAAAAATGCAGGTTGGTACGAAATCAggatgtataattttctacatttttaatgtttttcttaACTCCTTGCATCAGGAATACTGGCATCAGAATACAATGCATCAGAAAACCGTTCTGATACGATCTTTTTAATGTATTGTGTCGGTTCACAAAATTGCTAAGcgtgaatattttgttaaaaagtatcttcttttttcatcaaAGATGTTTTTCGTAAtccattattacatatatataatataaatttgtttgcCACTGTATTTAGAGATTAGAAATTAAGTATAAAAATGGTAAACAATCAAATAATCTTAATCAGCTATCTTGATTTTCTCAATAAGAAATTCacgaaatgtttcattttatcaattttaatgataaaatacagTAAGATTCAGAGGATGATTTTTCCGCTTCTTTCGAGTAATTATCTGAACAGGAAATATCacagtttaaaatataaaatatttattttataacaagaTAAGTAATTGAACATTTTATCTCgtgatttcaatttttaattatcgaattGATAGtcgaaaatgttaaaatgcTTCTCCAGTGCAAGGAGTTAAATCTAAATGTGTACAGAGATTTAAccaaattgaaatatcttagAAAAATTCGCTGTCACATGGAAGAAAGACGATGAATTTCTCTACTACGACTCGAATCCAATGAACGCAGACGAGAAGAGGATGGTTCGACTATGGaataatacattaataatcTACTATGCAACGGTCAATGATACTTCCGACGATTACGAGTGCAGTATCCTGTACAAGCCGCCCATTACGATTAAGCATAGAGTGTTGGTTTCTGACCAAGCACCGGCTCCATCACCATCGCCGCCAACGCAGCAGCATAAACCACCCCTGATACGCGTCATCCCTTCGAAAAGGGTAGAAGTCAACGTCGGTCAAAACATTACCCTCGGTTGTGAAACAAGGATAGAACCGATAAGTGAGACAAAGTGGTATCACGAGgtaagataatatttttactcgtATTCTGTACGCGAAGGAACATAAACTCTggcaaaaatgtatttatttcatttgcaatcTTTCTCTGAAGTCAGGACATCTTAACATTTTGATTATAAAAAAGACTCTAAAGAATTGTATCttctaaagaaatatttttaaaatattctccaGAATAATTGGATTTTCCTTTATTTGggatacaaattaaatattgctCGATACTTTTCAAAAAGTAAGTTGTTAAAAAACTGGCTAAGAAATAGCTTGGTGAAGGATGTTGAGGAACTTGAATAATGTCCaagatcaaaaaataaaatgatgtACCTTAGATTATCCTTTTAGAAGAATGATATGATATATTTAGATTAATGCTCCTACCTAGAATGTAGTCGCTCATGAAGATTCACTATTTCAATACGTTTCTTCTACTTCCAGAAAACAGCATGTAAATTACTTTATTCGCATTTCCAATAATATTCCATTTACACAACTTTTACGTATCATTTCATTGCTTAGTCTTTAATgggttaaagaaaaaaagatgaaaaagttTCATTGGAATGCTTAATTAAGGAAAAGTAATGATTGCAAGAAATCGCGATTCTTATTTATAGAACgtattaaagatatttaatacgattaaagtataaaatgattcatacatttctcatttttttctttattttttattacagaaCGAAAGAGTCCATGATAACGTAATCGTCTCTGGCAACTATATAactattacaaatattaacaaaCACGATGGTGGCCGTTATCAGTGTTTGATCGAGAACGGAATGGAGAATCCACCTGTAGAAGCCATTAACGTCGTTGTTAACTGTAAGAATTTGTGGTACACGTTCTCGTTGTTACAGTGACCTactattctatatttaaatgttGCCTCAATGGAATAAATCAAACATAAAAGAACGTGTACAATTTGTTTTCGTAGACGCTCCCGAAATAGAGACAAAGGGGAAATGGGTGCATACCGGTCTCGGTGTTGAATCACAGTTGATGTGCAACGTGCACGCTCATCCACATGCTAAAGTGACGTGGATGAAAGATGAAAAGGAAGTGATGCCGAAAAAAGGAAGCATAGAGATCAAGGGGAACAAAACACGGCATATCCTCGAGATTCTGCATACCGAAAAGGAACACTTGGGAAATTATACATGCATCGCGCAAAATAAATTAGGACGAGCAGAGAGAACTATTTCCCTTACCGGTAtgagtttcttctttttttttttttcaattagaaggaaaaatttgaaaaataaaataaaacgcgtTACAGAGTGACTGAAATGTTTCgaagtttggaaatttttaacgtacaaaagtttgaaaatgataaagatTCTAAAATTTGATAGTTCGAGGATTTAAGAGTCACaaagtttggaaatttaaagatctgaaaattcgaaaatttgtaaagccaaaattttgagaatttggatattttatactgGAAAATAATATACTACAACGAAATTCCCATTAATTCGCTTTACAGGTCTTCCCTCTCAAGCGATGATTTTTGGTGGTGAGATGACAAAGACCGATTCGGGATTGATTTTAAAATGGCAATTGGAGAGTTATTCGCCAATTACCGAATACAAggtaattaaatacatattaccATTCTCTACTATCTTCGTATCTATTAATATCtcttttcatataataatgtaaatatattaattgcaTAATATAGCTACAATATCGTTGCAAAGGAGACGATAATTGGAAAGTTCTGAAGCCGACAGTAACAAATGGTAAAGGAAATCAATTTACTGTCGAATATAAATTCGAAGGGCTTGAACCTGGATCGTATGAAGCGATCCTTATGGCTAGAAACGATTTCGGATGGTCCCCCCCATCAAAACCACATATGTTTGTGGGAGGTAAGAAGATGGAAAGATGACTTTTGTAATCGTTCGTTGTATAATGAAGTTGCTGGTTTactaaagtttctttttcattgCTTTACAGTATATGCGGATGAGCAAGCTGAGAATGGTAAATATCGCAATATATACATTGAGTAATAGCATCTCTTTGTAAATGAGCATGAttcttatgaatatttaatgcgTTTTCAGTTAAAGGATCGTCATCAAGCGCATATCGATTCGCGTTAGACATTACAACCTTATTCCTAGTCGTTTCGTCCTATGCTCTAAGTCTGTAATTTACTGAACTCCTTAAACTATAATAGGTACGTATGCAATTCACAgacagaaatattattttacaaaaatatatgtatctcTCACGAACATAAAATAATGGATCCAAGAATTTCAAAACTGACAATTTTGgaaatgttttctttaaaaatctatagaaatatttattattcttttactaaagaaaatacatattttgtcTCACTGTATAATAATCTTtcctataaatatttccaatctGATCTTACTacgttaaaagatatttataaactttaattaaaaattcatttcataaaaaattttgtatgtacAGGTAATTTGCTGCAGCCAAAGCATACACCAGCAAATGCAATGGTGGGTTTAGTGAAACAAGAATGTCTAGGAGAACTGTAAATTGCtggtgtaatatattttttaaattaatgtattaattaatgttttaagcAAGCGCTAAACGATCGATGTGTTCCCTGTAGGAAAATGATATTTGCGATAGCACGTTATCTACGATTTCTATCCCTGCTTGTTGCTGGAGTAAAATTTCACGATGgtacaaagaaaagaattatattgtCATTACTATGCAAGTACAACGAACACGGATACTTGTTTTATATCAGTATGCcgcattctttttttttttttttttttttttttttttttttttttttttttctttttttttttttacaaaaatttatcgaaatttaattGTGGGCATTCCTTGTGTATAAAAAGGTAGTTTCCGATTATTTGACATGCATTAGGTAATTCTCCTAGATGTTCTGgtacgtattattaaaaaaaaagagcatTTTCGTTGTATTCTAAATCAAGAATAATTATAAGGGATACtgtactttaaaatatatttatatatctatatatattatatatatacgtacacatAATATAGTATTCATTGTACATGTATAAGTTCAAAGATacatgattattattataatttatttttgtatgcTTAAGATTACTAGATCCGTGTTCTATAATGTTGTTTAGTGCCATGTACGCAAGTTTATTTTAACTATCGATCGTGTACAGAAACTGGCACTGATAAGCCATCCTTCTATCGCGAACGAAGGACATGTAGGTACCTAATGTGTAATAGCAAagaaataatgttattaagGAACGCCGTAGTTAGTTGACGAAAACACGCGGGTTGGAAGCACATATACCGCACTGGCACCttttaaaaatctataatattacaaatttcctaTATGTGCTTTCAATTCAGACTtcaatgtataatgttatgagTGGAAATGAATGCCTGATGGAGAATGCAAGAAGTGATGTATCGTTTTCCAAGATAGCTTCGTAGCTTCTAGTACAGAGACATGTCGTTGCATTGATTTATAACAACCGTTACAATTAAtagattaacaaataaatattgtacaaaaatacaGTCGGTTCCAACAAATGGTGCACATTATGTAAACGTTTACGTGTAGGAATTTCAGTCACGCTTAACTTGACGCTCTGTATATGACAACTACATATTACTTTTGTATAGCATTCGTTGCATTTATTcatttgataataaattcgttGCGTAATTTTAAACACATTATACGGATACTTCTTCgacatttttaaaagaaattcattaCTACCTTTggatgatttaaataaatttattagtttcgATTTTGATAACTCGATTTTATGTCCTTATCATGTTTTATTTGCATAAGATTTTATTATCACAGATGAATTACAGAATAGACTTATTATGTAACTACTTTTTTATTCCATATGATTTGGACAGTTGCCTAATTCTTTTATCGAACTTATTGTAAAGCAAGGTTGTTAAATATGATAGAAGATATTTTGaccaataaaatcatttaattaaaatgaaccATTACTGTATTACACTCTATACCCAAAAACTTCCTATGGGATCTGGTAACCCATTAAATCAATGATAcacgataaatagaagaaagcTACAATAGCTACAAAAAG of Bombus pascuorum chromosome 6, iyBomPasc1.1, whole genome shotgun sequence contains these proteins:
- the LOC132907662 gene encoding neuronal growth regulator 1-like, encoding MLPLRFVGLLVILFAAQAWCKPAKSSESVDYIEDDPPSDYNDDDTIDDEDDTGALEEPPQIISKPQSIHVRNGSTIYLHCLLKNAEKFAVTWKKDDEFLYYDSNPMNADEKRMVRLWNNTLIIYYATVNDTSDDYECSILYKPPITIKHRVLVSDQAPAPSPSPPTQQHKPPLIRVIPSKRVEVNVGQNITLGCETRIEPISETKWYHENERVHDNVIVSGNYITITNINKHDGGRYQCLIENGMENPPVEAINVVVNYAPEIETKGKWVHTGLGVESQLMCNVHAHPHAKVTWMKDEKEVMPKKGSIEIKGNKTRHILEILHTEKEHLGNYTCIAQNKLGRAERTISLTGLPSQAMIFGGEMTKTDSGLILKWQLESYSPITEYKLQYRCKGDDNWKVLKPTVTNGKGNQFTVEYKFEGLEPGSYEAILMARNDFGWSPPSKPHMFVGVYADEQAENVKGSSSSAYRFALDITTLFLVVSSYALSL